GTAGCTTCTGGTTCTGAGAAAAAGGGAATATGGCTGCCGCCGGCAATCGTTTCAATGCGAGCTTGCGGCTGAAGGTCAGCCAGATTGGCACGAATATCGACTGGAATCAACGGATCTTTTTCTCCCAGTAGCCATAAGGTTGGAGCTTCAATGCCTGTTAAGTCTGCTCGGTTATCCATATCACGAAGCAGGACCAAACCTTGTCGCAGGCCTGACAAAGAAGGCATGCTGCACGTCGCCATATGCTTTCCAAAACGTTTCATCAAGTCACGAGCCTGGTCAGTGCCTTGAAACTGCAAGCGCCAGAATTTCTTTAACAGGCTATTGGTTTCAATTTGTACTGCCTTGATAAAATCAGCGATGATTGCCGGACTCACCGATTTCTGCCAACCGCAATTTTGGGTAAAGCGAGGTGTGCTTGCCATGCAGATCAGGCTTTTGACCTTATTGGGATACTTCAATGCCAGTTGCTGGGCAAGTAATCCGCCAAGTGACCAGCCAATCAAATGGGTGGGTTGGTTTGGCAAAGCTCGGTTCAATGCCTCAATCCAGTCGTCAAGCAGGGTGTCGCTATCTGGCAAGGCCGGGCTTTGCCCAAAACCTGGCAGGTCAATCAATGTTAATTGATAATCCTCGGCAAAATATTTTTGTGCCCATGACCGCCACACTTCACTTTCTGAAGCCCATCCGTGAATGAGGGTGAGGTGAGGTTTATCGGTTTCGGCATTGTCAGCAATGTTTGGCTGTAAGCGGTGTAAATTCATCGCGCTATTTTAGCTTTTTTTAGGGTTTGTCGAAACCATAATTAAATGCTGATCGGTTTTTCTGGCCGGGCTATAGTGTTGGCAATAAAAACTATAACCGCTCGGAGGGTAGCTGACATAACTAGATATTTAAGGCTACCAAGGCCTTTTGTGTGTCGGCGCTGATTTTAGGTTTGCAGATAATCAATTGTCTGGCGGCAACGCCTAGTTTGATCAGTTGGCGTTTGATGCCGTTTTGGCGATCAGAGGCAAGCTGAATCAATTGACGGTCATCAACTGCCGTTGACTGAGCTGTCTGGCCGGTTTGTTGAGCTGATTGCTGCACTTGTTTGGCCATTATCGCCTGCAAAGCCAGGCGGTCAGATTCTGATGCCCCTTGGCAGAGTTTGATTTGCAGTCCCTGGCGCTGTTTAAGCAAAGTGGCGATTTTCTTTAAGTAGTCGAGCATCGGCTTTGATAAGGCCGTCGAGCTAGGTGTGAACTCTATTGGTTGCAGGGTGATTGCCGAAGCTTGACTGGTGGCAAATTCGGTTGCCATGGCAATAGCGCCAAAAGGTTGCAGGGCAAACAGCAGGTAGGTTCGGGTGGCTCCAGCCATCGCTTTGCTTAAGGCGGTACTGATCACATCGTTGATATCGAAGTCCGGGCTATTGATATCACCTTTGATAGGTAAAGACAGTTCGATATTGTCATTTTTGTCCTGCAGCAATGCGAGTCCCGTTTCCAACGGAACAGGGAATTTCTCGCGCGCTTTCTGGGCGACTTTGCTATCAGCACTTTGCAGTTTGAGTTTATTGAGCTGCAGATCGTTTTTGGCGTCGATAATATTGTCTTTGATCTGGGTTTGCAGTTGAGCCGAGAGTTGGCCGCTTTCTATGTCATAACCGATTAGACTTTCACTGAATGCCGACAGCTCGTTCAAGGCCATACCATCAATATCGGTTTTGGCCTCAAGACGGTGTTTGGGTTGTAGCAGGCTGATTTTCCCGGCACTGGTCAGACGGCTGTATTCATCAAGTTGTAGAGTCAATTTAAAGTCATTCAGATTCTCTTTGTTACTGCTGTCGAGATTGTTCAGGTTGAACTCGGTGAGTTTGAGCTGCTTTTTAAATACCGGTTTGACCTGAGTGTTGGTGAGCTGCAAGGTGTTATCACCCTTAACAAGGATCTGCTTAATCTGATAATGTAAAGCTGTCGTTGTGGTTTTATCCTGTGTGCTTGCTTGCTTCTGATTGGCAGCCACGTCGACGGCGTTATCGGCTTGGCTTTTTTTGTCGGTTTGATTAAGGCTTTGCATTAACTGGTCGACTTCAGCCAATTGATTGTTTTCCAGCAATGTCAGTTGGCTATGACTGCCGTCGAGTTGCACCGTATCAACCGATAGCTTTTGAGCTTTGGCATCATGTTGTATGCGGTTGATGTCGAGCTGGTTTAACTGGATAAACGCCTGTTGTTCTTGAGGTGAAACTTGAAGGTTGTTGAGCGTTAAACTGTCGATCAGTGCATCACCCAAATGATTGAATTGCACAGACTTGATTGCCAGCTTGTCTTGGCTGATGATGGCCTGTTTATTGGTGCGACTGCTGAGCTGTAATTGTTTTAGGTTAAGTTGGTTGATATTCGCCAACAGCTCGTTATTGGCATAGTTGAAACGGTTATTGAAGTTCAGGCTGAAGTCTTCTGCCTGAATGGAGAATTCGGCTTGTTGGGCGTTGATACCGGTGAGCTTGAGTGAGCCGGTCGCATCGAATGACTGTTGGGCGGTGGCAATGGTGGCATCAACTCGGCTGCTGATATGGGTTGCGGCACTGAATTGCGGGGTGCTTGCCTGAAAGCCATTTAAAGTGAGGCTTTGTTGCAGTTTGACGATCGGTTGTGCGCTCAAATCAACTAAGCCGACTCCGGAAATATTGACCTTATCGCTGCTGATTCGGTTATCGGCCTGAACCAGTTGCAGCTTTGATGCGCTTAAATCACCTTCCGTGGCAATGCTTAAGGTCGCTTTTTGAGTGACGTAGAGATCACCTCTCCAGCTCAGGTTTTTGGCTTCCAGCGCGACGGTTTTATCAGTGTTCTGTTCATCAAACTGGCTCAACTGAATACCGCTTAAATCAATATTTCCTTGGTTGAATAGCTTGATGCCCTCCTTATGCAATTCTGCGGTAAAGGTGGTATTGGTACTCAATTGCGCCGAATATTGCAGCGTTTTTTGCAAGCCCTCCGGTAAGAAATCACGGAATTTGGCTAGATCCAGATGGTCGGTTTTCACCGTGCCGACGATTTTAGGCAGCTCATCGAATGCATAGAGCTTGAGGGTCGCCAGAATGGCGCTG
Above is a window of Thiomicrorhabdus sediminis DNA encoding:
- a CDS encoding alpha/beta fold hydrolase, which produces MNLHRLQPNIADNAETDKPHLTLIHGWASESEVWRSWAQKYFAEDYQLTLIDLPGFGQSPALPDSDTLLDDWIEALNRALPNQPTHLIGWSLGGLLAQQLALKYPNKVKSLICMASTPRFTQNCGWQKSVSPAIIADFIKAVQIETNSLLKKFWRLQFQGTDQARDLMKRFGKHMATCSMPSLSGLRQGLVLLRDMDNRADLTGIEAPTLWLLGEKDPLIPVDIRANLADLQPQARIETIAGGSHIPFFSEPEATAQSITQFLKKL
- a CDS encoding DUF748 domain-containing protein, with the translated sequence MLAWIVRHKWITLFSSLLLIIWLFISVLLKPITQKMLTDHVKPYGIERVELADLNFNPLSGTLNLEKLALYKANSDSPTLTLGELDINLSVWALLQQRILVESLVFADSTLPFSMQKPKQAGMAPIINLAGIPLNAQQEEPAKESSPSLLPGLDEIELSNIVISLDYEKQHSTLQIDEMSLTDLYAWSADYGLLKFKAQLNGSAILATLKLYAFDELPKIVGTVKTDHLDLAKFRDFLPEGLQKTLQYSAQLSTNTTFTAELHKEGIKLFNQGNIDLSGIQLSQFDEQNTDKTVALEAKNLSWRGDLYVTQKATLSIATEGDLSASKLQLVQADNRISSDKVNISGVGLVDLSAQPIVKLQQSLTLNGFQASTPQFSAATHISSRVDATIATAQQSFDATGSLKLTGINAQQAEFSIQAEDFSLNFNNRFNYANNELLANINQLNLKQLQLSSRTNKQAIISQDKLAIKSVQFNHLGDALIDSLTLNNLQVSPQEQQAFIQLNQLDINRIQHDAKAQKLSVDTVQLDGSHSQLTLLENNQLAEVDQLMQSLNQTDKKSQADNAVDVAANQKQASTQDKTTTTALHYQIKQILVKGDNTLQLTNTQVKPVFKKQLKLTEFNLNNLDSSNKENLNDFKLTLQLDEYSRLTSAGKISLLQPKHRLEAKTDIDGMALNELSAFSESLIGYDIESGQLSAQLQTQIKDNIIDAKNDLQLNKLKLQSADSKVAQKAREKFPVPLETGLALLQDKNDNIELSLPIKGDINSPDFDINDVISTALSKAMAGATRTYLLFALQPFGAIAMATEFATSQASAITLQPIEFTPSSTALSKPMLDYLKKIATLLKQRQGLQIKLCQGASESDRLALQAIMAKQVQQSAQQTGQTAQSTAVDDRQLIQLASDRQNGIKRQLIKLGVAARQLIICKPKISADTQKALVALNI